The sequence below is a genomic window from Draconibacterium halophilum.
GCACAAAGCAGCTTTAGTTCATTTAGAATTAACAAACTGACCGACCGCGCTAAAATTCAATCGGAATACGGCGATATTGAAATTGAAGGTACCGTGCCCGATTTTAGTGGTATAAATATCGAATCGCGATCAACCGACATCAACCTGTATTTTAACAGCGAATCAGCATTTAGTTTCGACATTCAACATACAAAAGCAGAATTGAGTCTCGACAATCATTTCACCGTTGAAAAGGAAGACACATTGGATGAAAAAGAGAATGAAATAAAGATTACCGGAAATTTTGGAGCGGCTCCGGAATCAACCGAAAAGCTTATTATCAGGGCGAACTCGGGCAATATTAATCTGCGCACTGCATACTAAATAAAATTTTTAGCACGCATTTTGCAACCTCCTCAAAAAACACCTGTCTTTTAAAAGCAGAAAGAAAACAATTATTAACCGCAAGGGAATTGTTTGCCAAAGCCATGAAAACAATTAAGCAAGCGTCCCGCCAGAAAACAATTTGTTATGAAAACGATTAAGCTATTCATTTATGGGCTTGCTATGATCTTTAGCGCCACCAGTTGTATCGACGAATTTACTGTTGAAGGAAATGGAATCCGCGGAACAGAAAGCCGAATTGTTACCTCCTTTGAAAAAGTAAAATCATCCGGAGATTTTGAAGTTCACATCACCGAAGCACAAAGCCACGATGTGGTAATAAGTGCTGAGGAAAACCTGTTGCAGTACATTGAAACTTATGTTTCGGGCGAAACCTTGCACATTGATGTAAAAGGAATTCGGGACTTGAGAAACCGCCTCCCAATGGAAATATTTGTTTCGACTCCAACGCTTCGAGGGATTAAACAAAGCGGATCAGGAATTATTACCACCGACTATTTTGTGAGCGAGGAAATGGATGTAGTTCTTTCCGGATCGGGAAGTATAGTTACTGCCTTTGAAGCCGAAGAAGTTGATGCTTTACTCTCAGGATCGGGAACGATTGAATTCTCGGGCTTTGCCGACGATGCTGATTTTGTTATCAGTGGCTCGGGAACTATTGATGCTCATCAACTCGATCTCTACAATTGCACTTCTTCAACATCAGGTTCGGGCGATATGTTTGTTACTGTTTCCCGTAATCTTCGCTCCAATATCTCAGGAAGCGGGAATGTATTCTATTCCGGAACCCCGGGTGTTGAAACACATATCTCCGGCTCAGGCAGCGTAATCAGCGAAAACTAAAAACTAACTACTATGAAACGCTTCCTCATTATCATGCTATTTTCAATTCCACTGGCCTTATCGGCACAAACTTTTGATAAAGCAATTGGAATCCGTGGTGGACATTCGGCGGGTTTCGAGTATCGCTTTTACACCGACGATGCCAACTCGTACAAACTACTTTTAGCCACTCGCGACAATGGAATTCAGTTACACGCTCTTAAAGAATTTCACGAGTACGACCTTTTTACCTTCTCCGAGCAATTATCGCTTTTTTACGGATTGGGAGCCCATTTCGGCTACGAACAATGGGACAAATACTATGTGCAAAACAATACCAGTTGGTACGAAGAACGAACAGCGCTGCTGGCAGGAGTAGATGCCGTTGTAGGTGTAGAATACCTGTTTTACGAAGTACCGCTCTCCATCGGTTTCGAGGCAAAACCATATATCGATGTATTGGGCCGCGACTTTTTCGACCTTGAACTATTCGACTTTGCCTTTACCATAAAATATCATTTTTAAGCCAAAACAACTATTTAACAAATTCAGAAAAATGAGAACACTAACAATCTTAGCAGTCTTGCTAATGGCTGCCGGTTTTGCCTATGCGCAAGACGACTATTACGACAACGAGGTAGAAACTATTTTCTCGAACCAACGAAGCTACGGAGGTTACGGCGCTTTCTCAATTGGGTACACCAAAATTGGAGGACGCGATGCAATGGTAGCCGGAGCACGCGGAGCTTTTATATTCGATCACTCGTTTGCCATTGGGTTGGCTGGTTATGGTTTTGTTAACGACCTGGAGTATCATAATTACCAGACAAACCTGGAAGACCGCCTTTTTTTAGCCGGAGGTTACGGGGGTGTATTTTTCGAACCTATTATTGGAGGGACAAAACCCGTGCATGTTTCTTTTCCAATTGTTGTAGGAATGGGAGGAATATCGCTGGCAGAACATACAGGTTGGGGCTGGAACCATGATTACTATAACGATTATCAAGAATACGACACCGACCTGTTTTTTGTTTTCGAACCGGGGGTGGAACTGGAATTCAACCTCACCCGCTTTTTTCGCATTGCAACTTATGGTAGTTATCGCCTAACTTCCGACATTGAATTGTATGATACGAATCCGGATGTTCTGCGGAATTTTAATGTGGGAATGACCTTTAAGTTTGGGAAGTTTTAAACCTTCCCGTTAAAAATAAAAAGCGGTCGCCCGATAAACTTCGGACAACCGCTTTTTTATTCAGTCAAACTTTTTTTATTCGTAAAATCAACGTAATCCTGCGATTTCAAATAATCCAGGCTTTTTTCACAGCTCACCAATGGATCGAAATTGTAGCGTTCAACTTCTACAATACCATATTTGGCACCTGATTTTTCGCGCTCAGCAAAAACCGAAGCAAAATCCATTTTTCCACTTTCGCCCAATTCCTTTTCGTCTTTAATGTGCCACAATTCAAAACGTCCGGGATATTTTTCGAAATAATCTACGGCATTTTTACCTCCTTCAGCAATCCAGTATAAATCGAGTTGGAACATCACTTTTTCAGGATCTGTCAATTCCAGCATCCAGTCGTAAAGCGGCTTACCTTCGTATTCTGTAGTAAACTCTTTATCGTGGTTATGGTAGCCAAAACGAATACCGGCGGCATTACATTTTTCGCCAACGGCATTAAAATACTCGCAGTAAGCTTTTATTCCGTCGAGGCTTTCGTAGGCCGAACCACCCATCGATGGCTGAACGATCCATTTTACACCCGCTGCTTTGTGTGCGGCAATACAGGTATCCCACCAGGCCATGGTTTCGTCCCAGTTTTCTTCCGTAGGAACCGACTGTCCGGTGTGGGCTCCCAAAAATTGCAGTCCGTTGCTTTCACACAAATTTTTAAACTCTACAGGATCAATGCCATACATTTTGCCATCGCCGTAACCGGCAGTTTCTACAAACTTGTAACCACTTTCGCCAACAGCCTTCAGGGTTGCAGTTACATCTTCGTTCATATTGTCTTTAACCGACCAAAGTTGTAAACCGATAAACAGTTCTTTTTCAGCTTCAGTGCTTTTTTCTTCAGCTTTTTTTGGAGCCGAATTACACGCTGTAAATCCTTGCATAAAGAGTGCAGCAACGGCAATTACTGCCACTAATTTTAAACTAATTCTTTTTGAAATCATTTTATTTGGTTTTAGGTACTTAAATAGTGTCACGAAAAAGTGACTTTCCACAAAGATGGCTTTTTTCGGTTATTATTCCCAAATTTCGTAATTCATTAATCATTACTTTTGTGCTTTCACTTTCTGAAACATGAAACGAACATGAAATTTTTCATTCAAAAATTACAAAAACAAGAATGAATAAATTTGATGTGAGAGCGACGGATGGAGCGGTTCCATCTGTCAATTTTGAATTTTTAGATTCATCAGGAAATTAAAATTTATATGGATGAAAAATAAAGAACTGCTGGCCATACTTTCTGCTCTGGGAGCTATATTCTTCTGGAGCTTTTCTTTTGTATGGTTTAAAATTGCATTTATAGCCTACAAACCGATTACGGTTGTTTTGTTCCGGCTTCTGATTTCTGCATTTCTCATCCTTATTATTGCCCGCTTTTTAAAGCGCCTGCAAAAACCGGGGAAAAAAGACTACAAACTTTTTTTCCTGATCGCATTTTTCGAACCCTTTCTTTATTTTTTAGGTGAAAGTTATGGATTGCAGTATGTTTCATCAACCGTAGCAGCAGTTATTGTTGCCACCATTCCATTGTTTACGCCAATGGCTGCCTGGTATTTCCATAAAGAGAAATTAAGTAAAATGAATATGGTTGGCCTTGTAATTTCATTTGCAGGCGTGGCATTGGTTGTTCTAAATGGCAGTTTTAGGCTCGATGCTTCACCATTAGGGATTGGCCTCGAGTTTATGGCAGTTTTGTCAGCTATCGGCTACTCCATTGTTTTAAAAAGCCTGGCTTCGCGATACAATACACTTACCATTATTGCCTATCAAAATATTATTGGAGTAATCCTTTTCCTGCCCATCTGGCTAACCATCGATTTTCAGGATTTTTTACAAACACCTTTTCATCCGCAGGCATTCAGAGCCATAATACTGTTGGCAGTATTTTCATCTACATTTGCCTTTGTGTTTTTTACACAGAGTGTACGGCAACTTGGAGTAACACGATCGAACACGTTTACAAATCTTATTCCTGTGTTTGTAGCCATACTGGCCTTTTTTATTCTGAAAGACGAATTGGGACTTCAAAAAATCGTTGGTATTATTGTGGTTGTCTCCGGGCTATTCCTCTCGCAAATAAAGAAAAAGGATACAAACGGACGCCTAAAAGCGGTTGAGGTACACCGGAAATAAATTGCAACAAAATGAACATCAATTATAAAACACCGGAAGAATTAAAACTGCTTACCGATAAAAGCAGACCGGAAACCAATGCTCTTTTGAAAAAGCTGAAAAAGAAAAAACCAAAGCGGCTTGATGATGTGGTACATTCGCTGCATTACGAGGCTTTTGATAATTTCGACTGCCTGGATTGTGCCAACTGCTGTAAAACAATTGGGCCACGCCTCATCGATAAAGACATTGAACGACTGGCGAAACATCTGAAAATGAAAGTGGCCGATTTTATGGATCAATACATACGCACCGATGAAGACGGCGACTTTGTTTTTAACGCAGACCCCTGCCCTTTTTTGCTGCCCGACAATTATTGTATGGTATACGAAAGCCGCCCGAAAGCCTGTCGCGAATACCCACACACTGATCGAAAACGTTTTTACCAAATTCTCGACCTGTCGCATAAAAATTGCGAAACCTGCCCTATTGTACTGGAGGTTTTAGAGGAACTGAAAAAGGAAAATTTCTAAAAGTTAATCCCGTAAGCTTTCTGACATATCAGCATCAGGAGTGACTTCAAAACTTATTTCTCCAAAACAAACGGTGCCGGCACTTGTAATTCCTTCTACTAAAACTTTATAACGGGCGTTATCATCCGATGTAAAGAATGAAATATTCGCTTCTCCATTGTTAATTTTTACCGAAGGATTCCAGTATAAAGTTGTTCGGTGATCCGGTCTTTCCGAATTTATGTTTTCAGCGTTATAAGTTGGAGAATAAAACTCCCGGTACTTCGAAAAACCTTTAATCTTTTGCTTGATCACCCCTTTCAAATATTTTTCACGTACCTCATCCGGGGCGCCACGTTTGGTATAGATAAAAACTCCACCGGCAGATCCTCTCGATCCCAATAACGCCACTCCTGTGGGGTTATGTGTATCAATGATATCCACCCGATCGATGCTGCTAACAGAAATCGGTGGTAATGGAGGATTATGTGGATTTGTCCAAAGGATACCATCCAAATAAACAATATAGTTATTTCTTGCACTTCCGCCAAGCAACGACATTGGCATATTATTCCCAAAAAATGCAGGCGCTTTTTCAAAAAGAAAATCTTTTAAAGTGTTCGCCATAAAATCTGCGTCTGTTGGTTTTATCATTATATCAGGTTCCGAATAAATCTGTGAAAATTTTACTTCCTCCTGCTCAGGTGCATTTGCACTAACTTTCACCTCATCAATTAGTATCACATCTTTTTCGGGTTCGAATGCTTTTTCGGCAAGGCTCGCATAATAGTTTTGCCGGTAAAGTTCAAGCGGAATTTTATTTCTTTCGGAATATTGTTTGAATTTATTCGGATTAAAAGCCGCAGAAATGGTTTTCAACGGCTCAATTGTTACTCGTGTATTTTCACTTTCACTACTTTTTCGGGCCTGCAAAGTAACAGCTGCCGAATCAGCCAGATTAATATGCTGAAAAACAAACCGGCCTTCTGCATCGGAGGTTTCCCACGAGCTAAATAAACTATCGTTTTGCACCATTAGTATTACTTCACTTTCAGCTACCCGCTTTTTGTTCCACAGGTTAGTTACATAGCCGCCAATAGTAAAACCTGCCGTTACCGGATAAACAAATTCTTCCTCATCCAGGTCTGCAATTTTATTCCAGATGTAGTTGCTCCAGCCGTGTGTTAACATCAGCAGGTCGAGTTTCTGTTCGGCAGAAATTTCCGCATCGTCGTTAAAATAATTGGCCGGCGATTCAATGCGGCCAATAAGCTCAGCATCAAGATACAACTGCGACAACAGGGTTTGCGATTCACCAAAAGCATTCAAACTATTTTCGTCAACAACCGCAATCGAAAGCCGCGCACTGTCAGCAAGAAATTTTTTATCCGGAACAAGATGAAAATCGGCCAGACTGCGGTTTGAAAAAACCGAATCCGACAACTCTATGTTGATGGTATTTGTTTCAATATTGTTATTAAAATACAGCCGTTCAGAAACCGGGTTTAAATCTTCGTTTAACAGTAGCAGGCGGTTTATACCGGCACCAAATTTATTCTTCTCAATTTTTACGCTAAAGTCGTTTTGGGTGGGTCGTACTTTTTTGTAGAAAATTACTTCTCCCCGATTCATGCAGGCCAGCGTATATTTCTGACGATAGTAATTTTTGGAGTTACTTAAAATTCCAACATGCAAAAGATCTTCAGAATTGTTATACAACTGCAGTTTTATTCCTTCTTTCTCTGCTTCCCAAAACTGCACTTTTACTTTTGGAAAGGCATTTAAAACAACGGTATATTCTTCGCCGCTGTTCGGGTAAAAATCAAACCTTCCCAAGCCTTTATAGTTTGTTACAAAGTGGGCAACCGTTTTATTGTCTTTATTCAACACCACTCCGTTTGTATGAATGCTTTCACCATTTTTGCCGGTAATTTTTACGCCAATAACGTTCGGTGTGTGTTCCAGCAACATACCTCCTTCAGGGAAAAAACGCACAACAGGTTCCACACCTTCATTTGCCGTAGTAAATGTCCGGGAATCTATTTCAAATGAATTCTTAGTCCGCTCAATAGCTAGCGATTTGTAAAAGAAACAGTCATCGCCAAAGTTTCGGAGGTAATTGGTGTAAGCCCTGAAAATAATGTTTCCGGTAAGCAGCGAATCAACAATTGGAATATTTCCTTCTCCAAACCCCTTATAAACAGGAAATATCCCGGATTTTAAGATCGCTCCACTTGAATCGATTAAATCAACATACAAGTTCTGATCGTTGCTTACCGGAGCATGAGTTTTCCCGTTCAGCAGGTAGGCACTCAACCAAATGGTATCGCCAAGAAAGTAGATTTCGCGATCGGTTTGTACATACAATTTCTGAAAGCCCGGATGAGTAATTTTAGTATCAAAATCAGGCCTGTTTTGCGCCAGTAAATTCTGTGCTAAAAAAAGAAAAAGGAACCACCCTGTTAAAGGATTGCGCATTGGTTTGTTTTTGGTTTATTAGTTGAACAGCACTAAAATTAGCAATAAAAAATTCAATGTTCAATTGCATTTCTCATAAATCGCCGCGTAAAGCCTATTGGCTCTCATGTTATACATCATCTTTTTAGTTTCCAGCAACTAACGCCACTCAATTAGCCAGAAAACGTAAGAGTTTAAAAATGTATGAAGAAAACCAGCAGAAAATCTCTAACTTTAGCAAAAACACGAACACTGCACGATATACAGATTATGAAGAACTTACTTTTAAACGACGGGAACAAGCTACCAATTATTGGTTTTGGCACTTATAAATCAAACGAGCAAGAAGGAATTGAGGCAGTACGATTTGCCTTGCAAAATGGTTATCGATTAATTGACACGGCTGCCTTTTACTTTAACGAAGAAGCCGTTGGCAAAGGAATAAAAGCCAGTGGTATTCCGCGCGAAGAAGTTTTTGTAACCACTAAATTGTGGCGCGATTACCTGGGTTATGAATCAACCAAAAGAGAGCTGGAAAAATCATTGAAAAAGCTCGATGTGGATTACATCGACCTGTACCTGATACACTGGCCAGCCAATGCCCGCAACTATAACAACTGGCAAAAAGCCAATGCCGACACCTGGCGCGCCATGGAAGCGCTGCAAGCCGAAGGAAAGATTAAATCGATTGGGGTAAGTAATTTCTGGCAAGAACATTTTGATGCTTTGTTTAAAACAGCCAATGTAAAACCCGCTGTAAACCAAATTGAGTTTCACCCGGGTTACTGGCAACCGGAATTAACAGCCTTTTGTAAAAAACATGACATTGCGATTGAAGCCTGGTCGCCACTGGCCCGCGGACGCGTATTCGACAATGAAACCTTGCAACAAATTGCAAAAAACCACAATCAATCGATAGCAAAAGTTTGCCTGCGCTGGATTACCCAGCATGATGTTGTGGTCATCCCAAAATCAACTACCCACGAACGCATTCTCGATAACCTTAATTTATTCCATTTCGAGCTCAGCAATGAAGAAATGAACCTGATTGACAATCTTCCGGAAATCGGTTTTAGTGGGGAATTGCCAAATATTTGGCCGGAGCGGCTTCCTTTGACTTAATGATGCCCTCGACTAAAAAACGACCTATGAGAAAAATAGCAATACTAATTTTTTGCCTATTACAAATTTCGATTACTGCAAAATCACAAGAGACAAAATCAGAAAATAATTTAGATCTTGAATTAGGACTGGGTTACAATACTTTGAATTGGCAAGTGACATCATTAAATGAAAATGTAGGGCTCACCAGAAATGGATTTGCTGTTTTGCCTTCTCTTAAGTTAAAATATTCCATCAAATTTTCTGAGCTAAGAAACAATTCAATGTTTGAACTAACTCCTTTCGTGGGATACAATATGTTTGGAGGGAAATCTAAGACAGAATCAAATGGTTACAAAGACATAATTCGTTTGCAGTCATTTGAGATTGGTGTATTGCCAACCTTTTCCTTAAACCATAAAGTAAATCTATATGGAGGAGTAAAAGGACAATATATTTTTAGTGCAAAAAATAAATCTTACGGTTCAATCCTCAGCCCAATTGACACTGACAGAAATTGGGAGACAAACGATATAAGTGATTTAATTAAAGACATATCTTTTAACATCGGTGCAGGATTCAATTATAGAATAAATAGTTTTTCTTTAGGAATAGAGACTTGGTTTGGGATTACGAATTTAAGTGATACCGAAAACCTGAAAATTTATGAAAATAATTATCGGCTAATTATCGGATATAGAATCGAATAAAATACGTTGCATAACAGTTAAGCGTTCTAATGGCATGCAATGCCCAGTAAGAACCGGTTGTTGACGCAAACCGGGTTCAGATCGGAGTTGTAAGTTATGGTTTTCCCGATGTTTGGGTTTATCCTTTTCGGGAGGATGGTTGTTCACAGGCTCTCATTTCAGAGCTGATCAAAACCTGTTTTTAAGTTTCAAAATGATTTTTCAGCCTTTGTTTCTTAATTGATGCCATGCTTATCCACGGATTTTTCACTTTTGGGCACAGCTCCGCCAGGCCCTTGTCCTTTCTTTTCCTCATTTCTTTTTAAATAGAACCTGTGGTTAAATGAATTATTTCTTGCGTTTTAAGAAAGATAGAATGTGGCTGGCTTAAACAGGCAGTCTACAGATAGCGGATTATTTTCTACATCCTTTCATTTATAATTTACGAGTTCGCACAATCTCACATATATCTAACACACAGCATTCTTAATTGATTTTCAACCGTTTATTCACAAGGTTTTGAAAATCTGGCAACATTTTCGCAACATGCGAATTAAATAAAGTGTAGGCCCAACGGTGGTGACTTAATTGGAAGTTATTATTGTTTAATCTAAAAAATTGAATAAGAGATAAAACGTAAAATGGATGAACAACAATGAATAAAATTTGAAAGACAAAATTTTTAAAACGACCGATATGGAAACTTATTATTCACAACTTTGGATACTTTTAGACCTGATTATTGCAGCAGTTTTGTGCAGTGTCATTGGCGGCGAACGTGAGAAGCTAGACAAACCAGCAGGATTACGAACCAATATTATTGTAGGAAGTATTGCCTGCTTTTTTGTTTCAATAAGTCCGGGTTTAAGCAATTTTTTAATTGAAAACATGGAGCCCGATCATTTAAGCATGGATGCAATACGTATTCTCCAGGCCATTGTTGTGGGAGTGAGCTTTATTGGGGCAGGAACCATTTTAAAGTCGAAAGATGAGAATAATGTCCGAAACCTGACCACAGCTTCTACCTTGCTTTATTCTGCCGGAATAGGTATTTCTGTTGCATTGCACGTTTATATAATTGCCATTGGACTGGCTCTTATGGGACTAATAATAAACTCATTAAATAAAATATGGGCTTTTTTTTACCGTATCTTCAAGAAATAAAAGAATATTGGATTCTTTTCTATTCCCTTCCTCGGAAGAACATCAAGGGGGTTTATTCAAAATCTTATGACTTAACCAAATCATTATTCAGCTATAACAATCACACTAATTGGGAACGTTTCTTCTACCATCATTGTTCTTTTGATACGAATTAATGACCTGGGTGATAAAAACGGTAGACAACTTCATATAAAATGAATTGCAGTTAAGAGTCTTCATCCCAAAATCTCCGCGAATTTTCTATTCGGTTTGTATTTGCTAAATTAGTTACTTAAACACAACATGGCCGAGACTATTACTGCGGGTCAAAACTTTTTTAATATGAAAAAACTACTCTTTTTCTGGAAAGAATTAATGGCCACGTTTTGGTTTGTACCGGCACTTATTATTGGGTTTGCGGTCATTCTGTCTATAGGGTTCGTTTCTTTAGATAGCTACATAGATCTACCTCAAGATGGCTGGTTGCGATTTTTCCTGGTAAATAGTTCAGATTCAGCACGAAGTATTTTAGCAACTATATCCGGTGCTATGATTGGTGTGGCAGGAACTGTTTTTTCGGTTACCCTGGTAGCCCTCACTTTAGCTTCTTCACAATTTGGCCCCCGGTTAATTAAAAACTTTATGTACGTGCGGCTAAATCAAATTGTGTTAGGCTCATACATTTCCACCTATTTGTACTGCTTGTTGGTATTGAATGCCATCAGAGATTATGACGGCTACAGTTTCATCCCCTCTATTTCAATATTGGTAGCCATTTTCGCAGCAATAGTGAATATCGTTTTACTAATCATTTTTATCCACCAAATTGCTGTAAGTATTCAGGCAGACAAGGTTATATCAGATATCTCAAACCTAATCTCGAAACAAGTAAAAGTACTCTTTCCTGAAAAAATGGGCGATGGATTAAAAGATGAAAAAGTTTTTGATGAAGATGAAGCAATTTCAGCCTATAAGGAACATACCACGATTAAGTCTCCTAAAGCTGGATATCTTCAATACATAGACAATGAGGCGGTGATGGAAATTGTAACCAAAAATGATTCCCTCACACTATTAAATCAAGGGCCAGGTAGTTTCCTGGTAAAGGGTGGAGAAATTGGTGTACTGCACTCAAACAATGAATGGGAAGAAGAATCGATGAAAAAACTGATGGAGCAATTTATTATCGGAAAGACAAAGACTTCTCAGCAAGATCTGAACTATTCTATTCACCAAATGGTAGAAATAGCTGCAAGGGCGCTATCTCCGGGAGTAAACGACCCTTACACTGCCATTGCCTGCATTGACAATTTAACGGCCACACTGTGCTATCTGGCGGAAGCTAAATTCCCCTCAAAATATCGTGTTGACGAGGAAGATAATCTGCGAATTATCGCTGATGTTCTGAATTTCGAGGGAGTGCTAGATGCAGCATTTAATCAAATCAGACAATTTTCAGCAGGTAGTACAGCGGTGGTTATTAAATTGATGGAGGCACTGACCACAATATTGAATTTCACAAAAAAAGAAAGCTACAAAAAATCCGTAATCAAACACGCCGAAATGGTTTACAGACAAGGAAAAGAAACGATAAAGGAGACTAATGATCTTCAAGATCTTACGGAGAGAGCAAACAAGATTTTAAAGAAATGACCAAAAACCAGCTCAATCTGCTTCATCAGCGTTCCAACCCCTATAATTTTCCCTTTCTGTTTCCCCTATAATAATAATTAAATACCTTTGGCGTTTTAGAAAAAATGACAATCGCGCATGAAGCGAAAAATACACCTAATTATTTTGTTTTGTTTTTCGATGTTGGCCGGGAAAGCTCAAATTGGAGGTGAATACACCTACCAGTTTCTGGAGCTTACGAACTCTGCACGTATTGCCGCTTTGGGCGGAACACAAATTGCCATTTTCGATTCAAGCGATCTGAACCTGCCATATGCCAACCCGGCACTGCTTCACGAGGATATGGACAACCGCGTTTTAGTAAACTACGTAAAT
It includes:
- a CDS encoding outer membrane beta-barrel protein; translation: MRKIAILIFCLLQISITAKSQETKSENNLDLELGLGYNTLNWQVTSLNENVGLTRNGFAVLPSLKLKYSIKFSELRNNSMFELTPFVGYNMFGGKSKTESNGYKDIIRLQSFEIGVLPTFSLNHKVNLYGGVKGQYIFSAKNKSYGSILSPIDTDRNWETNDISDLIKDISFNIGAGFNYRINSFSLGIETWFGITNLSDTENLKIYENNYRLIIGYRIE
- a CDS encoding MgtC/SapB family protein, with protein sequence METYYSQLWILLDLIIAAVLCSVIGGEREKLDKPAGLRTNIIVGSIACFFVSISPGLSNFLIENMEPDHLSMDAIRILQAIVVGVSFIGAGTILKSKDENNVRNLTTASTLLYSAGIGISVALHVYIIAIGLALMGLIINSLNKIWAFFYRIFKK
- a CDS encoding sugar phosphate isomerase/epimerase family protein gives rise to the protein MISKRISLKLVAVIAVAALFMQGFTACNSAPKKAEEKSTEAEKELFIGLQLWSVKDNMNEDVTATLKAVGESGYKFVETAGYGDGKMYGIDPVEFKNLCESNGLQFLGAHTGQSVPTEENWDETMAWWDTCIAAHKAAGVKWIVQPSMGGSAYESLDGIKAYCEYFNAVGEKCNAAGIRFGYHNHDKEFTTEYEGKPLYDWMLELTDPEKVMFQLDLYWIAEGGKNAVDYFEKYPGRFELWHIKDEKELGESGKMDFASVFAEREKSGAKYGIVEVERYNFDPLVSCEKSLDYLKSQDYVDFTNKKSLTE
- a CDS encoding head GIN domain-containing protein, with amino-acid sequence MKTIKLFIYGLAMIFSATSCIDEFTVEGNGIRGTESRIVTSFEKVKSSGDFEVHITEAQSHDVVISAEENLLQYIETYVSGETLHIDVKGIRDLRNRLPMEIFVSTPTLRGIKQSGSGIITTDYFVSEEMDVVLSGSGSIVTAFEAEEVDALLSGSGTIEFSGFADDADFVISGSGTIDAHQLDLYNCTSSTSGSGDMFVTVSRNLRSNISGSGNVFYSGTPGVETHISGSGSVISEN
- a CDS encoding DUF4097 family beta strand repeat-containing protein, giving the protein MDYTVWIPDSNRLKVDNKFGDIYIGDYRGEADITLSNGNMKAHDFSNLNLTLNFADATINKIEKGRLDCNFSELYLIEMGTVHLQSKSTEFELQKVESLSVSSRRDKFRIRQIELLDAQSSFSSFRINKLTDRAKIQSEYGDIEIEGTVPDFSGINIESRSTDINLYFNSESAFSFDIQHTKAELSLDNHFTVEKEDTLDEKENEIKITGNFGAAPESTEKLIIRANSGNINLRTAY
- a CDS encoding alpha-2-macroglobulin family protein codes for the protein MRNPLTGWFLFLFLAQNLLAQNRPDFDTKITHPGFQKLYVQTDREIYFLGDTIWLSAYLLNGKTHAPVSNDQNLYVDLIDSSGAILKSGIFPVYKGFGEGNIPIVDSLLTGNIIFRAYTNYLRNFGDDCFFYKSLAIERTKNSFEIDSRTFTTANEGVEPVVRFFPEGGMLLEHTPNVIGVKITGKNGESIHTNGVVLNKDNKTVAHFVTNYKGLGRFDFYPNSGEEYTVVLNAFPKVKVQFWEAEKEGIKLQLYNNSEDLLHVGILSNSKNYYRQKYTLACMNRGEVIFYKKVRPTQNDFSVKIEKNKFGAGINRLLLLNEDLNPVSERLYFNNNIETNTINIELSDSVFSNRSLADFHLVPDKKFLADSARLSIAVVDENSLNAFGESQTLLSQLYLDAELIGRIESPANYFNDDAEISAEQKLDLLMLTHGWSNYIWNKIADLDEEEFVYPVTAGFTIGGYVTNLWNKKRVAESEVILMVQNDSLFSSWETSDAEGRFVFQHINLADSAAVTLQARKSSESENTRVTIEPLKTISAAFNPNKFKQYSERNKIPLELYRQNYYASLAEKAFEPEKDVILIDEVKVSANAPEQEEVKFSQIYSEPDIMIKPTDADFMANTLKDFLFEKAPAFFGNNMPMSLLGGSARNNYIVYLDGILWTNPHNPPLPPISVSSIDRVDIIDTHNPTGVALLGSRGSAGGVFIYTKRGAPDEVREKYLKGVIKQKIKGFSKYREFYSPTYNAENINSERPDHRTTLYWNPSVKINNGEANISFFTSDDNARYKVLVEGITSAGTVCFGEISFEVTPDADMSESLRD
- a CDS encoding DMT family transporter — encoded protein: MKNKELLAILSALGAIFFWSFSFVWFKIAFIAYKPITVVLFRLLISAFLILIIARFLKRLQKPGKKDYKLFFLIAFFEPFLYFLGESYGLQYVSSTVAAVIVATIPLFTPMAAWYFHKEKLSKMNMVGLVISFAGVALVVLNGSFRLDASPLGIGLEFMAVLSAIGYSIVLKSLASRYNTLTIIAYQNIIGVILFLPIWLTIDFQDFLQTPFHPQAFRAIILLAVFSSTFAFVFFTQSVRQLGVTRSNTFTNLIPVFVAILAFFILKDELGLQKIVGIIVVVSGLFLSQIKKKDTNGRLKAVEVHRK
- a CDS encoding YkgJ family cysteine cluster protein; protein product: MNINYKTPEELKLLTDKSRPETNALLKKLKKKKPKRLDDVVHSLHYEAFDNFDCLDCANCCKTIGPRLIDKDIERLAKHLKMKVADFMDQYIRTDEDGDFVFNADPCPFLLPDNYCMVYESRPKACREYPHTDRKRFYQILDLSHKNCETCPIVLEVLEELKKENF
- a CDS encoding aldo/keto reductase translates to MKNLLLNDGNKLPIIGFGTYKSNEQEGIEAVRFALQNGYRLIDTAAFYFNEEAVGKGIKASGIPREEVFVTTKLWRDYLGYESTKRELEKSLKKLDVDYIDLYLIHWPANARNYNNWQKANADTWRAMEALQAEGKIKSIGVSNFWQEHFDALFKTANVKPAVNQIEFHPGYWQPELTAFCKKHDIAIEAWSPLARGRVFDNETLQQIAKNHNQSIAKVCLRWITQHDVVVIPKSTTHERILDNLNLFHFELSNEEMNLIDNLPEIGFSGELPNIWPERLPLT